The Candidatus Alcyoniella australis genomic sequence CCATGATGTTCCACCTTCCCCAAGTCATCCTCGGAGAGAATGTAGAAACGCAAGCTGTCCTTTTTATCGTTCATCTCATTCAGCAGTCGCGCTCGCAGCACGACCCAGTTAGTTTTATCCAGCTTGCATTCGAAAATCGACCACTGCACACGTTGCCCGTAATCCTGGCACGCTTTCGAGATTCTTCGCAATCGCCGTCGCCCCGCTTGGGTTTCAGTCGAGACATCATAGGTTATCAGTACATTCATCGGACACCTCTATCGAAAGGCAAATGGCGGATACTCGTCCAGTTCGCCGCGGATCGTGCGCGAGAGCAACCGCGCTTGCACGTACGGCAACAACCCCGCCGGGATCGCCTGCTCCAATAACGGATGTGTAATCTGGCGGCCTTTGCGGCCCTGGTATTCCTCAATAAACGTACGCCGCGCTTCGTCGGTCAATGTCACACCTCCGGTTGCCGCGACCTCGAAATCGTTGCCATCGATCTGCCTGCGGTTGACCAACGCCAGCACCATTCGATCAACGGAGAAGGCTCGAAACTCTTCCATCAAGTCCAACGCCAGGGACGGGCGCCCCGGACGCTCGACATGCAAAAATCCCACCCATGGATCGAGCGACGTGGTTTGCAGTGCCGCAATGCAGTCGTTGAGCAAGAGCGCGTAGCCGAAAGACAGCAACGCATTAAAGGCGTTTTTCGGCGGACGGCGGGAACGCCTTTCGAATCGTAGCGCCGCGTCGTTGACCACGACCATCGAATCCATCGCAGAAAAATAGAGCGCCGCCGCTTCTCCCTCATAGCCCCGAATCTGGTCGATCATCGCTGCACCGGGCAACGACGCTTCCAACCGCGCGACGGAATCAACGACGCTGGACAGGGTTTCGCTTGCCTGTTCATCGCGTTCTCTTGCCGCGCGCCGCAGCAGCGCTGCACTGTTCTTAATTTTGCCCTGTACTATGAAGGCGGCGATTCGTTTGACAGTGAGCGGATCGTCGGCCGCTCGGACCTGTTGGCGTCGGAGGATCGCACCGCCGGAAGCAAGTCCTTCGAACCGTCCTAAAAATACCCGCGTTCGGTCAACATCGCCACGTGCAATGACCGCTCTGCGCACCATCCAAGCACATACGGGCTGACCGAAACCCGCCCGAAGCAGACGATGGCGCTGACACGATGTACTGGTACGCGCAGAAGTTCGCGATGATCCACGGAGACCAAAATGTTTTCTCGGTCTTTATGGACATACGCACCCTGCGTGGTGACGTACAGCGTGTTTAACAGATTCACGCTTTGCCTCCGTCAGGATCGCTCGGTTGCGCGCGGGCCAATTTTCGATGAAAGCCGTTTACGTCGGCGGTTATTTCGGGCAGACATACCTCCCTCAGCGAGCAATTGTCGCACTTTTTTGCGTACGATGCCCGCGGCGTCAGGCGTTGGTCGACCAACTGCCAATAGCGTTTGGCAGCAGCGAATGTCTTTTCACGTAACAATGCATCGCACTCAACGACCACGCGCCGGTTGCTGGAGCGATAAAAAACCGCGCCGCGCGGCACGTCTACGCCGAGCATTTCCTCCAATGCCATGGCTTGGGCGCAAAGTTGCACTCGGTCGGCGAGCCGACGGCCCTTGGCGCCGTGTTTGTGTTCCACGGGAAAGGGCCGCCACACGCCGGCAGCTTCCTCGAAGACGAGCTCCACCACATCAGCGACGCCGACCACGCCCAGCCGTTCGGACCGCAACGCCAACGCGCGACAGATGCGCAAACCAGCTCGGACCTCGCCAGCCGGGTCGTGGACATGTTCGTGCTCGACCCGACCGGCTGCGGTCAGCGGATTTTCGACCCACACGCCTTCGACGTGGATCAGCGCGCACTGGCGTTCGCAGAAAACCACGTGTTGCAGGCCCGAGAGGGGCAGGAGGTCATCGACGTCCATTTTAAATCAATTCCTGTACCTCGATTCCGGAAGGCAATTCGTTTTGATCGATGGTTACGTCGTAGTCGAGAAACGAGCGGGCGGGGAGCTGTTTTCGGACGACCTTCACCCGGTCGAACAACTCGTGTGCCGGCGCGTTGCCCAGGGAACTGTCGTGTTTGAAGACAATCAGCTTGCGTGTGGCCATCATGCCGCGGGCTGCCGAGCGATCGACCTCGAACATCTTCTGGATCGCCGTCCACAGCAATCCCAGGTCGTCTTCCGAAAAGCCGGTCTGCGCTGCGAGTTGCGGCGACACGAAACCGCGACCGAAATAGAGTCCGTAGGGGATCGTCGCCTTACGACCCATCGTCCGGTTGTCGCCGCCCTGCGCCTCTGCCTCTTTTATCGTGGTCACGGCCATGCGGGTAATGGAATGTTCGCTGGCGACGATCGGGTCCAGCGACCGCGAGAAGGTTAGTTGCACCGGGCCGCGCACTTGCCCGCAATTCACCCCCGTGGACATTACGGCGCCGAATGTGCGGATGTCGAAGAAGTTTTGGCACATCCACTGGCGGACTTTATCGACGTCGTCCCGCTTCTGCTTTTTCTTGTCCATCTTGATGTCTAACGCCGTGTAGGCGCGGCGGTGTTGCTCGTTGAGAATTGCCTTCTCTTTTACGTAGATTTCGTGCGGCGGCTGGTTCTCCTTGGCAGCGGCGACGTAGTTGCGGATCTTGCGTTTGAGGCAGACGTCGGTAACCAGTCCGTGGCCGGTTTCCGGGTCAATGCGCGGCAGGTTCCCGGCGTCGGGGTCGCCGTTGGGGTTGCCGTCTTGTACATCAAAGAGAATGACGAAGTCGTATCGGTTTTTTAGCTCGCTCATGGTTTCTCTCTTTCTATCAATTCAAGGTGTTTTCGTTTTCAGTTCCGTTGTGGTCAACGTGTTCCTTCTTGCGGAACATCTCGGCGCGCTGGTGGTAGTAACCCAAGGCGAAGAGGCCTTGATCTTTGAGATCCAGCGTCGTCGGGAAGCCGCTGACCGGTTCGAGGATTTCGGACACCTGCTGCTGATACCAGATGCCGCTGCCGCCGAGTTTGCCGACGTGGTGTTGCGACAGCTTGATCAGGCGGGGAAATACGGTAACCGGATTGGTCGAGGCCGCGCCGAAAAAGCGGTCGGCGATGCCGGCATTCGGATTGCCGATGGCCCGCGTCTGGAGCAATTCCAGCACACAGAACAACCGACCGAGCCGATAGGCAGTGTTGATGTTGTTGGGATCCATGGCTTCGCTTACCTCCTCGGGAGAGAGATTCAGGGTCTTTTTTCGCGCGCCGCGCGCCAACGACGCCTTGATTACGCACGTACGCAAAAAGGCGCGGTGCCAATTGGGCGCAGGTCCTTCGGCGCGGCAGCGACGGACGGCGGCCGAAAGCAGCGTGAGCGGGTAAGGGCCGTCACGCAGAATCGCCGCGTAGGACTGTGCCGCCAAGTTCGGTGGGATATTTTCGGCCTTGCCTTGGAGAACGATGGCACGCAGCAAACCGTAGAGGCCGGGAAGCGGTGGATCGTCGAAAGGGAAGTCGAGCGCCAGATCGTCGAAATGCCGCCTGAGGTTCTCGGCAACATCGGCCACCGACGACTCGAACCAGTCGCGCACCATAATGCGGCCCTGGGCGCCTGAGAGGGTCAGCGCGTAAAAGCGATCCTCGTCCTTGAGCCATGCCGGGCGGCCTTTTTTAGGAGACTGATACAGTAAGGCGACGTTCTCGGCGGAACCCAGCAGCTTGCCCACCATCGACTCGAATCCGGAGCGGTTCTCGCGGGTCCAAAAGCAGGCCACGGTGTTGTCGTTGAGCGAAATGGCATTGTCAGCACGAGGGGACAGCAACGAGTTGAGCGCCGTTGTATAGGCTTCGGCCGCCGCCTGGCCGATCGGTGCGTTTTCGTTCTGCTTGAAACCGTAGCTCAGTGCCGCGTCGAAATTGAACGAGACCAAGGTACCGCCGCTTGTGGACGCGCCGCGGACGCCTTTGATTTTCGGGTGCGTAAGCTCCGGGACGCACGGTTCCCCGGTGACCAGACAGGTCCACTCGGCGGCTTGTTTTTCGGTCGCCGCGCGGCGAACCCCTTGCCAGTAGGCTCTGATTCCCGGCCGCTCGTGAACCAACAACGTGCCGTCCGGGTCGTAGACAAAAGCGTACTGCTGATTGGGCGGATGGTTGTCGGGCAAAAGCGGCCGCAGGGCATTCGGAGTGTTTTTGTCGTAGAACTTGAGTAAGGCCGTTAAAGCCTCGTCGTCGGTCGCCGCTGCCGCTTCGCGGATCCGTTCGATAAAGAGTTCCCGCCGAACTGCACACTTTCCCGGCTTCCCGTCTTTCTTCGGGTCGTCGGAAAATCCGAGTACGTAGTCAGATTTGTCAACCAGCAGAAACGCCAGATCGCCCGATGTGCGTCCAGCTCCTCGCGGTACATTGAATCGCTTGGGAATCGGCTTCCCCTTTGCGTTTGGTTCAAATGTCGGCTCGAAACCAAGGAGGGCTCCGTCGCGCCCAATCCGAATCAGGCAGCCCACGGGGCGCTCCTCGTAATCCGGGTCGTCCATCAACCCCCTGTGATTGGCGTAGTCGAACAGTGCCTTGAGGATCATGGCGCGCCTCCCGATGTGATCACCTGTTCGCGCGGCGGAACGGCAACCACGCCCTGTTGCAGCTCGGCGCTAAAGAACAGGGGACGGAGGCGATCGCCCCTGTCTGCCGCGTCAAACTCAATGTCATAGAGCATCAGGCCCAGCGACTTGCTCAAACCGATCGGTTGCGGGGCGTCGTCTGCCGGGGCGACGTTGGCGGGGAATTCACGGCACCCCAAATAGGGTTGGTGAAAGCACTGCCCTTTTTTCAAACGCCGCTGGAACATCGCCTCGAACTTGGTCGGGTTGTCCTCGGGCCCCGCCTTGTCGGTCATGGTGAAGTGGGCGGTGACCACGTAATCGACGTGCTCTAAGGCAAGGGTGTGGCGCTGCTGGCGCTGTGTCTCGACGACAAAATCAGGCAACACTCCGCTTTTCATCGCCGTTTTGGCGTTGGCGACCGAGACGCGCCCTTCGACCTCGTTGCGGCGGAACCCCGTGAACCGGATTGGCGCAAGGACGTCTATCTGGTCAATGTGCCAACAGATCGCGGGTTTCCAGAGGATCGCCTCTAGGACGCCGCGTGCGGCCGACGGGGTAATCACCTCGTAGGAAACGCGCTCAGCTTTGAACTCGGGTCGCGTGAAACAGGCAAGTTCGCCGCGGACCCTCACGCGATACGGTGGACTGCGATACATCTCGTTTTCCCCCTTGTGTTGTTGGTTAAACAATCAGTGATGGCATCCATGATTCACCGTCACGGATGACCAAGCCGAAACGTTGATCGTAGACAGACTGGAAAACATCGGGTGAAAGCCGCCATGCGACTTCCTCGCCCAGCGGCAGAAGATGACCGCGGACGCGCCATTCATCGGCGGTCTTGCGCGGTATTTGTACGGTGAAACGCTGCAACCGCCGCAACTGGTGACGCCAGGAAATAGGGCTGCCGTTTTGCACGCGCCGGTCTATATCGTCGATCACATCCGCGGCACGCCCGAAAGGCACAATGACGCCCTCGCTCCAGTCGTCCTCGATCATGCGGAAGGCTTCGGCAACCTGTTTGAAGGCAAGGCGTTTGCGTTTGCCCTGGATGTCCTTGGCGTCGCTGTCGGTCAGGAAGAAGAGCCGCTGGAAAAACTCGTCGTAGATTTCCGGGTCATGGATATCTAGCGCGCCCCGGCCGGCAAGCAATCCCCGGGTGACTTCCAAGGCCTTGGTCGGCACGCCCCGGGGTGGATTGCTTTGCGCCACGAAAACCTCGACCCGGCCCTGTGCCAGCCGCCCTTCACGGTTGCAGCGTCCGGCGGCTTGGGCAATCGAATCCAGACCGCCCAGCGCGCGGTAGACCACGGGAAAATCCAAGTCAACTCCCGCCTCGACCAGTTGGGTGGAAACCACGCGGATCGGCCGGCCGTCTCGGAGTGTCGCGCGAATCGCGTTGATCGTCGCCAAACGATGTTCGGCGCACATGGTCGCCGAAAGGTGGACGGTCTGCTCGTTCCCCAGACGCTGATCAAGCATGGTGGTTAGGCGCCACGCATCGTCGCGGCGGTGAACAACACACAGGACACACGCTTCACCGGCCAGGCGGTCGGCAAGTGCCTCCCATGTTGTTGGCAAATTGAGATCGGCTGGCCAGGTCACATTGGTCCGTGACGAGGTCGCCTTAAACAATGACAACGGGTCGGTCACGATTTCGCGTACATCGGTCAGACCGAGCGGAAACCCATCCCGGTGGCGTAACGCCGGTTGGGTCGCCGTCGAAAGTACGATGCTGACGCCATAGTCACGCGCCAAGGTATTCAACCCGTCGAGAATCGGGGCCAGCAGCTTCGCCGGCAGCGTCTGCACCTCGTCGAGGACAACCACACTGCGTGCGATGTTGTGCAGCTTGCGGCATCGCCCGGGTCGGTTGGCAAAGAGCGATTCGAAGAACTGCACCGAAGTGGTGACGACCAGAGGCGAGTCCCAATTCTCAGCGGCGAGCCGCGCGCGTGTGGACACCTCAGCGCAAGGGGCCATTTCCATTTTGACCGCGCTGTGATGCTCTATCACTGCCTCGTCGCCAAATACCCCGCGGTAGACCTGCGAGTTCTGTTCGATGATGCTCGTGTAGGGAATCACGACGATCACGCGCTCGAGGCCGTACTTGGCCGCGTGGTCGAGGCCGAAGGCCATCGATGACAGCGTTTTGCCGCCGCCGGTGGGGACGGTTAAAGAAAACAGACCCGGCGGAAGCGATGCGGCAGCGCGACATTGGGCGAGAACGCGAGCACGAAAAGCGTTGATCGGCGATGGCTCGGCGTCACGCGTCATGCCGGCGAGAAAATCGTCGAGCCGCGCCTTCATCTCCGCAATCGACAAGGCCCCGTCACGGCGGCCGGCTCGCTCGGGATCGAAAAACCGTTCCGTGTCCAGGTAGTCGGCGTCCACCAGCGCGGAGAAGACCATCCGCAACCAGAATTCGTGGGCAACTTCATCTTTCAGGAAAGGCGGCCCATCAGAATACTGCGGCAAATTTGCTGAAAAGCCCCTCTCCCGCGCCTTTGCCAGATGACGCCGGGCTTGGTCGAGTTCCGCGCGAATTCCCTGGGCAAACTCGATAAAATCGGCTAATCCGCCGTGATGTCCGGCGACCGCCGCAGCAAGCAGGCACCCGAGCTCGCCGCGGGCAAAGAGTTCGGCCGCCCCCACGTATGCGTGGCGCACGCGCCGATTCTCACCGCGCAGTCTGCCTTGAAAAGCCGGCTGTGTCTTACCCAGATCGTGTGCCAGCGCTGCCAGTTCTGCCGAGGCGCCTGATGCGAATTTGTCGGCAAAGGCCTTGGCAAGTTCCGCTGTTCCGCGCAGATGCTCAGACAGTAACTGACCGCGGCCACGCTCATCCACATGCGCCAATTCATCCATTTGACCCCCTTGATCCGAATAATTGCCGTTCACGCCCAATTGCTAAAAAATAGGTTGGAACTGTACGTTACGACAGAAATGTAACACCCAACGTCGCATCCGGGGCATGCCAGATTACTGTGATCGCTATGCGCTTAAAAAGACAATATCAAATGAAGGTATCCTATGAAAGCCGAGCAGATGGACAACCAGGCGATGAAAACGCCCCGTGCTTCGCTCAACCTCCTCAGTCAACAAAACAAATACGTTTCAATCCTGAAAATTTTTCCTGTGTCCACTGACGTAGTGTA encodes the following:
- the cas2 gene encoding CRISPR-associated endonuclease Cas2, encoding MNVLITYDVSTETQAGRRRLRRISKACQDYGQRVQWSIFECKLDKTNWVVLRARLLNEMNDKKDSLRFYILSEDDLGKVEHHGCRKPLDLDAPLIV
- the cas1 gene encoding CRISPR-associated endonuclease Cas1; amino-acid sequence: MVRRAVIARGDVDRTRVFLGRFEGLASGGAILRRQQVRAADDPLTVKRIAAFIVQGKIKNSAALLRRAARERDEQASETLSSVVDSVARLEASLPGAAMIDQIRGYEGEAAALYFSAMDSMVVVNDAALRFERRSRRPPKNAFNALLSFGYALLLNDCIAALQTTSLDPWVGFLHVERPGRPSLALDLMEEFRAFSVDRMVLALVNRRQIDGNDFEVAATGGVTLTDEARRTFIEEYQGRKGRQITHPLLEQAIPAGLLPYVQARLLSRTIRGELDEYPPFAFR
- the cas4 gene encoding CRISPR-associated protein Cas4 produces the protein MDVDDLLPLSGLQHVVFCERQCALIHVEGVWVENPLTAAGRVEHEHVHDPAGEVRAGLRICRALALRSERLGVVGVADVVELVFEEAAGVWRPFPVEHKHGAKGRRLADRVQLCAQAMALEEMLGVDVPRGAVFYRSSNRRVVVECDALLREKTFAAAKRYWQLVDQRLTPRASYAKKCDNCSLREVCLPEITADVNGFHRKLARAQPSDPDGGKA
- the cas7c gene encoding type I-C CRISPR-associated protein Cas7/Csd2 → MSELKNRYDFVILFDVQDGNPNGDPDAGNLPRIDPETGHGLVTDVCLKRKIRNYVAAAKENQPPHEIYVKEKAILNEQHRRAYTALDIKMDKKKQKRDDVDKVRQWMCQNFFDIRTFGAVMSTGVNCGQVRGPVQLTFSRSLDPIVASEHSITRMAVTTIKEAEAQGGDNRTMGRKATIPYGLYFGRGFVSPQLAAQTGFSEDDLGLLWTAIQKMFEVDRSAARGMMATRKLIVFKHDSSLGNAPAHELFDRVKVVRKQLPARSFLDYDVTIDQNELPSGIEVQELI
- the cas8c gene encoding type I-C CRISPR-associated protein Cas8c/Csd1 — encoded protein: MILKALFDYANHRGLMDDPDYEERPVGCLIRIGRDGALLGFEPTFEPNAKGKPIPKRFNVPRGAGRTSGDLAFLLVDKSDYVLGFSDDPKKDGKPGKCAVRRELFIERIREAAAATDDEALTALLKFYDKNTPNALRPLLPDNHPPNQQYAFVYDPDGTLLVHERPGIRAYWQGVRRAATEKQAAEWTCLVTGEPCVPELTHPKIKGVRGASTSGGTLVSFNFDAALSYGFKQNENAPIGQAAAEAYTTALNSLLSPRADNAISLNDNTVACFWTRENRSGFESMVGKLLGSAENVALLYQSPKKGRPAWLKDEDRFYALTLSGAQGRIMVRDWFESSVADVAENLRRHFDDLALDFPFDDPPLPGLYGLLRAIVLQGKAENIPPNLAAQSYAAILRDGPYPLTLLSAAVRRCRAEGPAPNWHRAFLRTCVIKASLARGARKKTLNLSPEEVSEAMDPNNINTAYRLGRLFCVLELLQTRAIGNPNAGIADRFFGAASTNPVTVFPRLIKLSQHHVGKLGGSGIWYQQQVSEILEPVSGFPTTLDLKDQGLFALGYYHQRAEMFRKKEHVDHNGTENENTLN
- the cas5c gene encoding type I-C CRISPR-associated protein Cas5c, translated to MFNQQHKGENEMYRSPPYRVRVRGELACFTRPEFKAERVSYEVITPSAARGVLEAILWKPAICWHIDQIDVLAPIRFTGFRRNEVEGRVSVANAKTAMKSGVLPDFVVETQRQQRHTLALEHVDYVVTAHFTMTDKAGPEDNPTKFEAMFQRRLKKGQCFHQPYLGCREFPANVAPADDAPQPIGLSKSLGLMLYDIEFDAADRGDRLRPLFFSAELQQGVVAVPPREQVITSGGAP
- a CDS encoding CRISPR-associated endonuclease Cas3'': MDELAHVDERGRGQLLSEHLRGTAELAKAFADKFASGASAELAALAHDLGKTQPAFQGRLRGENRRVRHAYVGAAELFARGELGCLLAAAVAGHHGGLADFIEFAQGIRAELDQARRHLAKARERGFSANLPQYSDGPPFLKDEVAHEFWLRMVFSALVDADYLDTERFFDPERAGRRDGALSIAEMKARLDDFLAGMTRDAEPSPINAFRARVLAQCRAAASLPPGLFSLTVPTGGGKTLSSMAFGLDHAAKYGLERVIVVIPYTSIIEQNSQVYRGVFGDEAVIEHHSAVKMEMAPCAEVSTRARLAAENWDSPLVVTTSVQFFESLFANRPGRCRKLHNIARSVVVLDEVQTLPAKLLAPILDGLNTLARDYGVSIVLSTATQPALRHRDGFPLGLTDVREIVTDPLSLFKATSSRTNVTWPADLNLPTTWEALADRLAGEACVLCVVHRRDDAWRLTTMLDQRLGNEQTVHLSATMCAEHRLATINAIRATLRDGRPIRVVSTQLVEAGVDLDFPVVYRALGGLDSIAQAAGRCNREGRLAQGRVEVFVAQSNPPRGVPTKALEVTRGLLAGRGALDIHDPEIYDEFFQRLFFLTDSDAKDIQGKRKRLAFKQVAEAFRMIEDDWSEGVIVPFGRAADVIDDIDRRVQNGSPISWRHQLRRLQRFTVQIPRKTADEWRVRGHLLPLGEEVAWRLSPDVFQSVYDQRFGLVIRDGESWMPSLIV